Proteins from a genomic interval of Pseudomonas asplenii:
- the ggt gene encoding gamma-glutamyltransferase, which translates to MKFEPLSRSLLATALILAVTPGHAASQAPVAGENGMVVTAQHLATHVGVDVLKAGGNAVDAAVAVGYALAVVYPAAGNLGGGGFMTVQLADGRKTFLDFREKAPLAATANMYLDKDGNVVPDLSSKGHLAVAVPGTVSGMELALQKYGTKKRAEVIAPAINLAEEGFTLEQGDVDLLHTATAEFKKDIHDSGAIFLNQGEPMQVGQKLVQKDLAKTLREISTKGTDGFYKGWVAQAIVDSSQAGKGIITQADLDQYKTRELAPIECDYRGYHIVSAPPPSSGGVVICEIMNILEGYPMEQLGYHSAQGLHYQIEAMRHAYVDRNSYLGDPDFVKNPVAHLLDRAYAEKLRAAIDPHKAGISKDLKPGVAPHEGNNTTHYSIVDQWGNAVSVTYTLNDWFGAGVMASKTGVILNDEMDDFTSKVGVPNMYGLVQGEANAIAPGKTPLSSMSPTIVTRDGKTVMVVGTPGGSRIITATLLTILNVIDYKMNIQEAVDAPRFHQQWLPEETNLETYAVSPDTQKILESWGHKFTGPQPLNHLAAILVGAPSLGGRPVGNNRFYGANDPRRNTGLSLGY; encoded by the coding sequence ATGAAATTCGAACCCCTTTCGCGCTCGCTCCTGGCGACGGCGCTGATTCTGGCTGTTACCCCTGGTCATGCTGCTTCTCAGGCGCCGGTCGCCGGTGAGAACGGTATGGTTGTCACCGCGCAGCATCTGGCTACCCATGTCGGGGTCGATGTGCTCAAGGCCGGTGGCAATGCGGTGGATGCCGCAGTGGCAGTCGGTTATGCCCTGGCCGTGGTCTATCCTGCTGCCGGCAACCTGGGGGGCGGTGGCTTCATGACCGTGCAACTGGCCGACGGCCGCAAGACCTTCCTCGACTTCCGTGAAAAGGCACCGCTGGCAGCCACGGCCAACATGTACCTGGACAAGGACGGCAACGTCGTCCCCGACCTGAGTTCGAAAGGGCACCTGGCCGTTGCCGTGCCGGGTACGGTGTCGGGCATGGAGCTGGCACTGCAAAAATACGGCACGAAAAAGCGCGCCGAAGTGATCGCTCCGGCCATCAACCTGGCTGAAGAAGGCTTCACGCTCGAGCAGGGCGACGTCGACCTGTTGCACACCGCTACCGCCGAGTTCAAGAAGGATATCCACGATTCCGGCGCGATTTTCCTGAACCAGGGCGAGCCGATGCAGGTCGGCCAGAAACTGGTGCAGAAGGACCTGGCAAAAACCCTGCGGGAAATTTCCACCAAGGGCACCGACGGTTTCTACAAGGGCTGGGTTGCCCAGGCTATCGTCGATTCGAGCCAGGCCGGCAAAGGCATCATCACCCAAGCCGACCTCGACCAGTACAAAACCCGTGAATTGGCGCCCATCGAATGCGATTACCGTGGCTACCACATCGTTTCGGCGCCGCCGCCCAGCTCCGGTGGCGTGGTGATCTGCGAGATCATGAACATCCTCGAAGGCTATCCGATGGAGCAACTGGGCTATCACTCGGCCCAGGGCCTGCATTACCAGATCGAGGCCATGCGCCACGCCTATGTCGACCGCAACAGCTACCTGGGCGACCCGGATTTCGTCAAGAACCCGGTGGCGCATCTGCTGGACCGGGCCTACGCGGAGAAACTGCGGGCTGCGATCGATCCCCACAAGGCCGGGATCTCCAAGGATCTCAAGCCGGGCGTCGCGCCTCATGAGGGCAACAACACCACCCATTACTCGATCGTCGACCAGTGGGGCAACGCGGTGTCGGTGACCTACACCCTCAACGACTGGTTCGGGGCCGGGGTGATGGCCAGCAAGACCGGAGTCATCCTCAACGACGAGATGGACGATTTCACTTCCAAGGTCGGCGTGCCGAACATGTACGGTCTGGTGCAGGGCGAGGCGAATGCCATCGCGCCCGGCAAGACGCCGCTGTCGTCGATGAGTCCGACCATCGTCACCAGGGACGGCAAGACCGTCATGGTGGTCGGTACGCCAGGCGGCAGCCGGATCATTACCGCGACCCTGCTGACCATCCTCAATGTCATCGACTACAAGATGAACATCCAGGAAGCGGTGGATGCGCCGCGTTTCCACCAACAATGGCTGCCGGAGGAAACCAATCTCGAGACCTACGCGGTCAGCCCGGATACGCAGAAGATTCTCGAAAGCTGGGGCCACAAGTTCACCGGGCCCCAGCCGCTGAATCACCTGGCCGCGATCCTGGTCGGGGCACCTTCGCTCGGTGGCAGGCCGGTGGGGAACAACCGCTTCTACGGTGCCAATGACCCACGGCGCAATACCGGGTTGTCACTGGGCTACTGA
- a CDS encoding SulP family inorganic anion transporter yields the protein MKPARLHADVLAGLTTSFALVPECIAFALVAHLNPLMGLYGAFIICTLTALFGGRPGMISGAAGSMAVVIVALVVQHGVQYLLATVLLGGLIMVAFGLLRLGKLVRMVPHSVMLGFVNGLAIIIALAQLEQFKDGEGWISGEPLTVMLALVALTMAIVYLLPRLSRAVPPALVAILGVGLLVYLCGLPTRTLGDMAHIAGGLPLPTLPQVPWNLETLHIIAPYAVLMALVGLLETLLTLNLTDEITETRSYPDRECTALGVANMVSGLFGGMGGCAMIGQTVINLSSGGRGRLSGVVAGVMILLFVLFLSPLIERIPLAALVGVMFVVSQQTFAWASLRVLNKVPVNDVLVIIAVTVITVLTDLATAVLCGILIAALNFAWQHARELYADTHQEPDGSKLYRLHGTLFFASTTPFQNLFDPANDPQKVVLDCRHLSFVDYSAIAALKSLRERYAKAGKHLRVEHLSERCKQLLKRAGVQHG from the coding sequence ATGAAACCCGCCCGCCTACACGCCGATGTCCTGGCCGGACTGACCACCTCTTTCGCCCTGGTGCCCGAGTGCATCGCCTTTGCCCTGGTCGCTCACCTCAACCCGCTGATGGGCCTGTACGGCGCCTTCATCATCTGCACCCTGACCGCGCTGTTCGGAGGCCGGCCAGGCATGATCTCCGGTGCTGCCGGTTCAATGGCTGTGGTGATCGTCGCGCTGGTGGTGCAACACGGTGTGCAATATCTGCTGGCAACGGTACTGCTCGGCGGTCTGATCATGGTTGCGTTCGGCCTGTTGCGCCTGGGCAAGCTGGTGCGGATGGTGCCTCACTCGGTGATGCTCGGCTTCGTCAACGGCCTGGCGATCATTATCGCACTGGCCCAACTGGAGCAGTTCAAGGACGGCGAAGGCTGGATCAGTGGTGAACCCCTGACCGTGATGCTCGCGCTGGTGGCACTGACCATGGCCATCGTCTACCTGTTGCCACGTCTGAGCCGCGCTGTACCGCCGGCACTGGTGGCCATCCTCGGGGTCGGCCTGCTGGTCTACCTGTGCGGTCTGCCCACCCGTACCCTGGGCGACATGGCGCACATTGCCGGCGGCCTGCCGCTACCAACGCTGCCGCAAGTACCGTGGAACCTGGAAACCCTGCATATCATCGCACCCTATGCGGTGCTGATGGCCCTGGTGGGGCTGCTGGAAACCCTGCTGACCCTCAACCTCACCGACGAAATCACCGAGACCCGCAGCTACCCGGACCGTGAGTGCACGGCGCTGGGTGTCGCCAACATGGTCTCGGGGCTGTTTGGCGGCATGGGTGGCTGCGCCATGATCGGCCAGACCGTGATCAATCTCAGTTCCGGTGGCCGTGGCCGGCTGTCCGGCGTGGTGGCCGGGGTGATGATCCTGCTGTTCGTGCTGTTCCTGTCGCCGCTGATCGAACGTATTCCGCTGGCCGCGCTGGTGGGGGTGATGTTCGTGGTGTCCCAGCAGACCTTCGCCTGGGCCTCGTTGCGGGTATTGAACAAGGTGCCGGTGAACGATGTGCTGGTGATTATTGCCGTCACCGTGATCACGGTATTGACCGACCTGGCGACAGCGGTGCTGTGCGGGATCCTGATCGCCGCGCTGAATTTCGCCTGGCAACATGCCCGTGAACTGTACGCCGACACCCACCAAGAGCCCGACGGCAGCAAGCTGTATCGCCTGCATGGCACGTTGTTCTTTGCCTCGACCACGCCATTCCAGAACCTGTTCGACCCGGCCAACGACCCACAGAAGGTGGTGCTGGACTGCCGCCACCTGAGCTTTGTCGACTACTCGGCAATTGCCGCGCTGAAAAGCCTGCGGGAACGTTATGCCAAGGCCGGCAAGCACCTGCGGGTCGAACACCTGTCCGAGCGCTGCAAGCAGTTGCTCAAGCGTGCCGGAGTGCAGCACGGCTAG
- a CDS encoding arsenic resistance protein has translation MNRDTLEQHQIPVYFVAVIVAMLVGLVSPAIAQGLAALVTPAIALLMYAMFLQIPFLDLRRGLGNKGFMTALLLANFVLIPLLVWGLSRGLAGHPAILLGALLVLLTPCIDYVVVFTQIGRGDSRRMLAATPILLLLQLILLPVYLAFMLGEQSVLVISIGPFVEAFLLLIVAPLLLAVMTSALTRRSRLATAWCNIWVWMPVPAMAAVLVAVVGSQIAAVVRDIDRLAPVLPVYLGFMLLAPLMGALAARLCRLPASPARAVIFSASTRNSLVVLPLALALPEDIRGLAAAAVITQTLVELVGELIYIRVIPALVWRKRPDDSLS, from the coding sequence TTGAATCGGGACACGCTTGAACAGCACCAGATACCGGTCTATTTCGTCGCGGTGATCGTCGCCATGCTGGTCGGGTTGGTGTCTCCAGCTATCGCGCAGGGCCTCGCGGCCCTGGTCACACCGGCAATCGCGCTGCTGATGTACGCGATGTTCCTGCAGATTCCCTTTCTCGACCTGCGCCGGGGGCTTGGCAACAAGGGCTTCATGACGGCGTTGCTGCTCGCCAACTTCGTACTGATCCCATTGCTGGTCTGGGGCCTGAGCCGTGGCCTGGCGGGGCATCCGGCCATTTTGCTGGGTGCGCTGCTGGTCCTGCTGACGCCCTGTATCGACTACGTGGTGGTATTCACTCAGATCGGCCGAGGCGATTCGCGGCGCATGCTGGCGGCAACGCCGATCCTGCTGCTGCTTCAACTGATCCTGCTGCCGGTCTACCTGGCCTTCATGCTGGGCGAGCAGTCGGTGCTGGTGATTTCGATCGGGCCGTTTGTCGAGGCTTTTCTATTGCTGATCGTCGCGCCGTTGCTGTTGGCCGTGATGACCTCGGCCCTGACCCGACGCTCGCGCCTCGCCACGGCCTGGTGCAATATCTGGGTCTGGATGCCGGTCCCGGCCATGGCGGCGGTACTGGTGGCGGTGGTTGGTTCGCAGATCGCCGCCGTGGTACGTGACATCGACCGTCTTGCGCCCGTGTTGCCGGTGTATCTCGGCTTCATGCTGCTGGCACCGCTGATGGGTGCCTTGGCCGCACGCCTGTGCCGGCTGCCGGCGAGCCCCGCCCGGGCGGTCATCTTCAGTGCCTCGACGCGCAACTCCCTGGTGGTGTTGCCGTTGGCCCTGGCGTTGCCCGAGGATATCCGCGGTCTGGCGGCTGCTGCCGTGATCACCCAGACCCTGGTCGAACTGGTGGGGGAGCTGATCTATATCCGCGTGATCCCGGCACTGGTCTGGCGCAAACGTCCCGACGACTCCTTGAGCTGA
- a CDS encoding MATE family efflux transporter, with amino-acid sequence MQPHPQRRLWQVYLVFLAPMVLSNFLQSFSGTLNSIYIGQMLGTEALAAVSGMFPVVFFFIALIIGLGAGASVLIGQAWGAREPQAVKAVVGATLTLGALIGLGAAVLGSIFARPALQGLGTPADVLDAAVGYAQVMMLTMPLLLIFILFTQLLRGISDTLSPLLALLVSTCIGLLLTPALIRGWLGLPQMGIQSAALAGLVSTACAMLFLGLRLRHKNSVMAPDRAMLAAMRLDRDILGKILRIGLPTGLQMIVLSLSELVILALVNHHGSQATAAYGAVTQIVNYVQFPALSIAITASILGAQAIGAGHLERIGPILRTGMLINTCLTGGLVALGYGLSHWLLGLFITDAATQATAEHLLHIMLWSLLVFGFQALIGGIMRASGTVMVPVLIIIFCIVGIELPVAYLLDARLGLEGVWMAFPVTYISMLLLQIAYYRLVWRHKRIERLI; translated from the coding sequence ATGCAGCCACACCCGCAACGTCGCCTCTGGCAGGTCTATCTGGTTTTCCTCGCACCCATGGTGCTGTCCAATTTCCTGCAGTCGTTCTCCGGCACGCTGAACAGTATCTATATTGGCCAGATGCTGGGCACCGAGGCCCTGGCGGCGGTGTCCGGGATGTTTCCGGTGGTGTTTTTCTTCATTGCCCTGATCATCGGCCTGGGGGCCGGTGCTTCGGTGCTGATCGGCCAGGCCTGGGGCGCGCGTGAACCGCAGGCCGTCAAGGCCGTGGTGGGGGCAACGCTGACCCTGGGCGCGTTGATCGGACTGGGCGCGGCGGTGCTCGGGAGTATTTTTGCCCGGCCGGCCCTGCAAGGGCTGGGGACTCCTGCCGATGTGCTGGATGCCGCGGTCGGTTATGCGCAAGTGATGATGCTGACCATGCCGCTGTTGCTGATCTTCATCCTGTTCACTCAACTGCTGCGAGGTATCAGCGACACGCTGTCGCCTTTGCTGGCGTTGCTGGTGTCCACCTGTATCGGCCTGTTGCTCACCCCGGCGCTGATCCGGGGCTGGTTGGGGCTGCCGCAAATGGGCATCCAGAGCGCCGCCCTGGCCGGTCTGGTGAGTACGGCCTGTGCGATGTTGTTCCTGGGGCTGCGTCTGCGGCACAAGAACAGCGTCATGGCGCCGGATCGGGCGATGCTGGCGGCGATGCGTCTGGATCGCGACATCCTCGGCAAGATCTTGCGTATCGGTTTGCCGACCGGCTTGCAGATGATCGTGCTGTCCTTGTCCGAGCTGGTGATCCTGGCGTTGGTCAACCACCACGGATCCCAGGCCACGGCGGCTTATGGTGCGGTGACGCAGATCGTCAACTACGTGCAGTTCCCGGCACTGTCGATTGCCATCACCGCCTCGATTCTTGGCGCACAAGCCATCGGGGCAGGGCACCTGGAGCGTATCGGGCCGATCCTGCGCACCGGCATGCTGATCAATACCTGTCTGACCGGCGGACTGGTCGCCCTCGGATACGGGCTGTCCCATTGGTTGCTGGGCCTGTTCATTACTGACGCGGCGACCCAGGCAACCGCCGAGCACCTGTTGCATATCATGCTCTGGAGCCTGCTGGTGTTCGGCTTCCAGGCGTTGATTGGCGGCATCATGCGTGCCAGCGGGACGGTGATGGTGCCGGTGTTGATCATCATTTTCTGTATCGTCGGGATCGAGTTGCCGGTGGCTTATCTGCTCGATGCGCGCCTGGGACTTGAGGGGGTGTGGATGGCCTTCCCGGTGACGTACATCAGCATGCTGTTGTTGCAGATTGCCTATTACCGGCTGGTCTGGCGACACAAACGGATCGAACGCCTGATCTGA
- a CDS encoding DUF3087 domain-containing protein, with translation MFEIKPFNPETYRQQTRRSTLIIAATFVLLAMLLSGLAVMLFGTPGGDNFRFNAGGVLVAVLLMAVLMRQVFWSQPWMAAAVYGWQLKRSLMRITNVMHRLKAAVQTRDPAAMKLLRFYHLGLNQMHLLDGNTSSLDQMADEVEQHRIAMQEQGLDPEQLRLDRQWLELVK, from the coding sequence ATGTTCGAAATCAAACCGTTCAACCCCGAGACCTATCGGCAGCAGACCCGTCGCAGCACGCTGATCATCGCGGCGACCTTCGTGTTGCTGGCCATGTTGCTGTCCGGGCTGGCCGTGATGTTGTTCGGTACACCCGGTGGCGACAATTTTCGCTTCAATGCTGGTGGGGTGTTGGTCGCCGTGCTGCTGATGGCGGTGTTGATGCGCCAGGTCTTCTGGTCGCAACCCTGGATGGCCGCGGCCGTCTACGGCTGGCAGCTCAAGCGTAGCCTGATGCGGATCACCAACGTCATGCATCGGTTGAAGGCGGCGGTACAAACCCGTGATCCAGCGGCGATGAAACTGCTGCGCTTCTATCACCTGGGCTTGAACCAGATGCATCTGTTGGACGGCAACACCAGCAGCCTCGACCAGATGGCGGATGAGGTGGAGCAGCACAGGATTGCCATGCAGGAGCAGGGTCTGGACCCCGAGCAACTGCGGCTCGACCGGCAATGGCTGGAGCTCGTCAAGTAG
- a CDS encoding apolipoprotein A1/A4/E family protein — MPRDRFGDIQVNERCFRLPEKPVGTDSAMARCQTAQRRSIACKKPGNYLQNLKNDLTISSCQFESTIASGSLLSITGAMMNLSLSLYEALTAASAPPEKAKAAADAWEADVQNLASKSDLQQTEERLRTSLSEQGQDLRNLIKDQCGELRATMSEKVNELRTTMTEQVNELRTTMTEQVNELRTTMTEQINELRTTMNGQINELRTTMNGQINELRTTMNEQINELRQILNEESKELRTLIREQSNELRTLIKEQGNEFRNELREQNHELRTLIFEQGAELRAEIREQGSELRLSIQQQGADLRLSMSGLQSQINVMRWQIGLIIICVAVPLFKLAFDLLTR, encoded by the coding sequence ATGCCTCGCGATCGATTCGGGGATATTCAAGTCAATGAAAGGTGTTTCAGGCTGCCGGAAAAACCTGTCGGCACCGATAGTGCCATGGCCCGCTGTCAGACAGCACAACGCCGTTCAATTGCATGCAAAAAGCCAGGTAATTACCTACAAAATCTGAAGAACGACCTGACTATCAGCTCCTGCCAGTTTGAATCGACTATCGCATCTGGATCGCTATTGTCTATTACAGGAGCCATGATGAATTTATCCCTGAGCTTATACGAGGCGCTGACTGCGGCCAGCGCCCCACCCGAAAAAGCCAAGGCAGCGGCAGATGCCTGGGAGGCCGATGTGCAAAACCTTGCGTCAAAATCTGATCTGCAACAGACCGAAGAACGTCTGCGGACCTCGCTCTCGGAGCAGGGCCAGGATCTACGCAACCTGATCAAGGATCAGTGTGGCGAACTACGCGCCACGATGAGCGAGAAGGTCAACGAACTACGCACCACGATGACTGAGCAGGTCAACGAACTACGCACCACGATGACTGAGCAGGTCAACGAACTGCGCACCACGATGACTGAGCAGATCAACGAACTGCGCACCACGATGAATGGGCAGATCAACGAACTGCGCACCACGATGAATGGGCAGATCAACGAACTGCGTACCACGATGAATGAGCAGATCAACGAACTGCGTCAGATCCTCAACGAGGAAAGTAAAGAGCTGCGGACACTGATCAGGGAGCAGAGCAACGAGCTACGGACATTGATCAAGGAGCAAGGCAACGAGTTTCGCAACGAGCTAAGGGAACAGAATCATGAATTGCGCACGCTGATCTTTGAACAAGGTGCCGAACTGCGCGCCGAGATCAGGGAGCAAGGCAGCGAGCTACGCCTATCGATACAGCAGCAGGGAGCTGACCTTCGATTATCGATGTCTGGGCTGCAATCACAGATCAACGTGATGCGCTGGCAGATCGGCCTGATCATCATCTGTGTAGCGGTACCGCTGTTCAAGCTGGCGTTCGACTTGCTCACGCGTTGA
- a CDS encoding LysR family transcriptional regulator encodes MVRPSLPLNALRAFEASARHLSFTRAAVELCVTQAAVSHQVKSLENQLKVALFKRLPRGLMLTAEGESLLPVLCESFDRIALALGRFDGGHYREVLTVGAVGTFAVGWLLPRLADFRDSHPFIDLRLSTNNNRVDVAAEGLDFAIRFGLGAWHGVEAMRLLEAPLSVLCTAQIAQQLQSPADVLTQTLLRSYRTDEWPEWFQSAGLPANSLVAHSVVFDSSLAMMEAARQGVGVALAPPMMFSRQLDAGDIRQPFDIGIVTGSYWLTRLHSRSETPAMLAFRSWLSEQLE; translated from the coding sequence ATGGTTCGGCCCAGTTTGCCGCTTAATGCCCTGCGGGCTTTCGAAGCATCGGCGCGGCATCTGAGTTTTACCCGGGCAGCGGTCGAGTTGTGTGTGACCCAGGCAGCGGTCAGCCATCAGGTCAAGAGTCTCGAAAACCAGTTGAAGGTTGCGCTTTTCAAGCGTCTGCCCCGTGGGTTGATGCTCACCGCCGAGGGCGAAAGCCTGCTGCCGGTGTTGTGTGAGTCCTTTGACCGGATTGCCCTGGCCCTGGGGCGGTTCGACGGCGGACACTACCGGGAAGTGCTGACAGTAGGGGCGGTGGGGACTTTCGCCGTGGGCTGGCTGTTGCCGAGACTGGCGGATTTTCGCGATAGCCATCCGTTTATCGACCTGCGTCTTTCCACCAATAACAACCGGGTGGATGTGGCCGCCGAAGGGCTCGATTTCGCGATTCGCTTTGGATTGGGAGCCTGGCATGGTGTCGAGGCCATGCGCTTGCTGGAAGCGCCACTTTCGGTGTTGTGCACCGCACAGATTGCCCAGCAGCTGCAATCACCGGCCGACGTGCTGACGCAGACACTGCTGCGTTCCTATCGTACAGATGAGTGGCCCGAGTGGTTCCAGAGCGCCGGTTTGCCGGCAAACAGCCTGGTAGCCCACAGTGTCGTCTTCGATTCGTCGTTGGCGATGATGGAGGCTGCGCGGCAGGGCGTGGGGGTGGCACTGGCACCGCCGATGATGTTCTCCCGTCAGTTGGATGCCGGTGATATCCGACAGCCTTTTGATATCGGTATCGTGACGGGCAGCTATTGGCTGACGCGTTTGCACTCACGCAGCGAAACACCGGCGATGTTGGCTTTTCGCAGTTGGTTGAGCGAGCAGCTTGAATGA
- the ampC gene encoding class C beta-lactamase, translating to MSRKNPVNGTLLITALCLLGSANSVAASTTVDPLKAVVDAAIQPVMQEQNIAGMAVAVLVNGKAHYFNYGISSKTEKQPVTENTLFEIGSVSKTFTATLGAYAVAEGKLSLSENASRYLPELRGSAFDKISVLDLGTYTGGGLPLQFPSEADHPDKMMSYFRQWKPLYPGQEKRQYSNPSIGLFGYLAARSLGQPFNELMEKTLLPKLGLKDSYITVPKDQQSRYAQGYTKNDSPSRVGPGALDSEAYGIKTTSSDLLHYAQVNMQPQQLEAPLQKAITLTHSGFYQFADTTQGLGWELYPYPATLDRLLAGNSNTMLEPQQTTWFKTPKPPRADSWVNKTGSTNGFGAYVAYVPSKGIGIVMLANKNYPNPVRVKAAYQVLSAVAKMQ from the coding sequence ATGTCTAGAAAAAACCCAGTTAATGGCACATTGCTCATCACTGCCCTGTGCCTGCTCGGCAGCGCAAACAGCGTTGCAGCCAGTACGACAGTCGACCCGCTCAAGGCCGTCGTCGATGCCGCGATTCAACCGGTCATGCAGGAACAGAACATTGCCGGCATGGCCGTGGCAGTGCTCGTCAACGGCAAGGCACATTACTTTAACTACGGCATCAGCTCCAAGACGGAGAAACAGCCGGTAACGGAAAACACCCTGTTCGAGATCGGTTCGGTCAGCAAGACTTTTACCGCCACCCTTGGCGCCTATGCCGTGGCCGAAGGCAAACTGTCGCTTTCGGAAAACGCCAGTCGTTACCTGCCCGAACTGCGCGGCAGTGCTTTCGACAAGATCAGCGTACTCGACCTTGGCACCTACACCGGCGGCGGCCTGCCGCTGCAGTTCCCTAGCGAAGCCGACCATCCGGACAAGATGATGAGTTACTTCCGACAGTGGAAACCGCTATATCCGGGCCAAGAGAAGCGACAGTATTCGAACCCGAGCATCGGCCTGTTCGGCTACCTGGCAGCCCGGAGTCTCGGCCAGCCCTTTAACGAACTGATGGAAAAGACATTGCTGCCCAAGTTGGGGCTCAAGGACAGCTACATCACCGTCCCCAAGGACCAACAGAGCCGCTACGCCCAGGGTTACACCAAGAACGACAGCCCTTCACGGGTTGGCCCGGGAGCACTGGACTCGGAGGCCTACGGCATCAAGACCACGTCCAGCGACCTGCTGCATTACGCCCAGGTGAACATGCAGCCGCAACAGCTTGAGGCACCGCTGCAGAAGGCGATTACCTTGACCCACAGCGGGTTCTATCAATTTGCCGATACCACCCAGGGCCTCGGCTGGGAGTTGTACCCCTACCCGGCTACGCTGGACAGACTGCTCGCGGGCAACTCGAACACGATGCTGGAGCCGCAACAGACCACCTGGTTCAAGACGCCCAAACCGCCCCGTGCCGACAGCTGGGTCAACAAGACCGGTTCCACCAATGGCTTTGGCGCCTATGTCGCCTACGTGCCATCCAAGGGCATCGGTATTGTGATGCTGGCCAACAAGAACTACCCCAATCCGGTGCGGGTCAAGGCCGCCTACCAGGTGCTGAGCGCGGTGGCGAAAATGCAGTAA
- a CDS encoding AzlD domain-containing protein translates to MVWAVIFGMGLLVFLNRYVFLEPRLPLRLSSNARQFLGFAVPGMLTAICGPIVFMPERQLNLHLDNPYLISSLVAVALVLYTRNTLLSMLLSMAFFFLLRWWL, encoded by the coding sequence ATGGTCTGGGCGGTAATTTTCGGGATGGGGCTGCTGGTGTTTCTCAACCGCTATGTATTTCTCGAACCTCGGCTGCCGTTGCGCCTGAGCAGCAACGCCCGGCAGTTTCTCGGTTTTGCGGTACCGGGCATGCTGACAGCGATCTGCGGGCCGATCGTGTTCATGCCCGAGCGACAACTGAACCTGCATCTGGACAACCCCTATCTGATCAGCTCGCTGGTGGCCGTCGCTCTGGTGCTCTATACCCGTAATACCCTGCTGAGCATGTTGCTGAGCATGGCGTTCTTTTTTCTCTTGCGCTGGTGGCTTTAG
- a CDS encoding AzlC family ABC transporter permease, with the protein MSEHSLPRAAFLRGAVAIMPLSLATAPWGLLAGSMAIEANLTPLQGQGLSSIVFAGAAQLVAIGMLKGGAGIFSILLTTALLTSQHLLYGMSLRSMIAPLPGRWRFGLGFLLTDELFALISQYDKQQFDRWYALGVGLTFYIAWNLFTLAGIVLGSSIPGLEHLGLDFSIAATFIALITPVVRDVPTLLCVAVSLFCSVLFSYWQWGTALVLSGLAGMAAGFVCNKLYRRRE; encoded by the coding sequence ATGTCAGAACATTCCTTGCCCCGCGCCGCGTTCCTGCGCGGTGCTGTGGCTATCATGCCGCTGTCGCTGGCAACCGCTCCCTGGGGGCTGCTGGCCGGCTCCATGGCCATCGAGGCCAACCTGACTCCGCTGCAAGGCCAAGGTCTGTCCAGCATTGTGTTTGCCGGTGCCGCGCAACTGGTGGCTATCGGCATGCTCAAGGGCGGGGCGGGGATCTTCTCGATTCTGCTGACCACCGCGCTGCTGACCTCACAACATCTGCTCTATGGCATGAGCCTGCGGTCGATGATCGCGCCGTTGCCGGGGCGTTGGCGCTTCGGTCTTGGGTTCCTGTTGACCGACGAGTTGTTCGCCCTGATCAGCCAGTATGACAAACAACAGTTTGATCGCTGGTACGCGCTGGGAGTGGGTCTGACGTTTTATATTGCCTGGAACCTGTTCACTCTGGCGGGGATCGTGCTGGGCAGCAGTATTCCCGGTCTTGAACATCTGGGTCTGGATTTTTCGATCGCCGCGACCTTCATTGCCCTGATCACCCCGGTGGTGCGTGATGTGCCGACGCTGCTATGTGTGGCAGTGTCACTGTTCTGTTCGGTGCTGTTCAGCTACTGGCAGTGGGGGACGGCGCTGGTGTTGTCGGGGCTGGCGGGAATGGCGGCAGGATTTGTCTGCAACAAGCTGTATCGGAGGCGCGAATGA